A single genomic interval of uncultured Desulfobacter sp. harbors:
- a CDS encoding long-chain fatty acid--CoA ligase, with protein sequence MADQTNQANTAAGPWNTPLWPEGVAHNVTDYHYPVFKLLDDSAACYPNQTFTIFNGAKKTFSQVKDTADRIAYFLSKKGIRKGDKVAIVLPNLPHFPEIFFGIMKAGAVAVTCNPIYTPTELRQQLDNSTAKMVFCMDHPTFYPNVVKAVKDTGVETVVVCNIKSYLPKLQGFLGSLLGKIPKADHHEPGHIMFDDMVAQSKPEPPDITIDPINDTAVMLYTGGTTGIPKGAELVHTNFTYQVTAIMEYLRLSHGEDKPLEKAYYGGYHRFLGILPWYHSFGISVAMLSAAGSGSSLICIPDPRTGKPPFTDVLKAVQKYRPTLMPAVPTIFVAFTNHAKLDQYDLSSLMGCFSGGAPMPPDVCRQFEKKTGAVIFEGYGLTETAPVLSANPTNQATRKIGSVGFPLSDTDIKILDIDDPTKELPRGEDGEVAACGPQVMKGYWNKPDANAEVFVTIEGKRYFLTGDIGHIDEDGYILITDRKKDMIIVGGFNVYPRDVEDIIYTHPKVELCAVIGVANEHGNETVKAVIKLKQGETATQEELMAFCKENMAGYKRPRIIEFKDDLPVSNIGKVLRRELRDAHSE encoded by the coding sequence ATGGCAGATCAGACAAACCAGGCAAACACCGCAGCCGGTCCCTGGAACACCCCGCTTTGGCCCGAAGGTGTTGCACACAACGTTACCGACTACCACTATCCCGTTTTCAAACTGCTTGACGACTCGGCAGCCTGTTATCCCAATCAGACGTTCACCATATTCAACGGGGCCAAAAAGACCTTTTCCCAGGTTAAGGACACAGCAGACCGGATCGCCTATTTTCTGTCAAAAAAAGGCATCAGAAAAGGGGACAAGGTGGCGATTGTATTACCCAATCTGCCCCATTTTCCTGAAATTTTTTTCGGTATCATGAAGGCCGGGGCCGTGGCAGTAACCTGCAACCCCATTTATACCCCCACGGAATTAAGACAGCAGCTTGACAACTCCACTGCAAAAATGGTGTTCTGTATGGACCACCCCACCTTTTACCCCAACGTGGTCAAGGCCGTTAAAGACACAGGTGTCGAAACCGTGGTGGTCTGCAACATTAAAAGCTACCTGCCCAAATTGCAGGGCTTTTTAGGCAGCTTGTTAGGCAAAATCCCCAAAGCCGACCACCATGAACCCGGACATATCATGTTTGACGACATGGTGGCCCAGTCCAAACCCGAACCGCCTGATATCACCATTGACCCGATCAACGATACGGCTGTCATGCTCTACACCGGCGGCACCACGGGCATTCCCAAGGGTGCGGAACTTGTGCATACCAACTTCACCTACCAAGTGACTGCTATTATGGAATATCTGAGGCTTTCCCACGGTGAAGACAAACCTTTGGAAAAAGCATACTATGGGGGATACCATCGGTTTTTAGGTATTTTGCCCTGGTATCACAGTTTCGGCATCTCCGTGGCCATGCTCAGCGCCGCAGGTTCCGGCAGCAGCCTGATATGCATCCCGGACCCCAGAACCGGCAAGCCCCCATTCACTGATGTCCTCAAGGCCGTCCAGAAATACCGCCCCACGCTCATGCCGGCCGTACCCACAATTTTTGTGGCCTTTACAAACCATGCCAAGCTTGATCAGTATGACCTGTCTTCCCTGATGGGCTGTTTTTCAGGGGGCGCCCCCATGCCGCCGGATGTCTGCCGTCAGTTTGAGAAAAAAACCGGTGCTGTTATCTTTGAGGGATACGGGCTAACGGAAACCGCGCCTGTACTGTCGGCCAATCCCACCAACCAGGCAACCAGAAAAATAGGTTCCGTTGGATTTCCATTATCCGACACAGACATAAAAATTTTGGATATTGATGATCCCACAAAGGAACTGCCCAGGGGTGAAGATGGCGAAGTCGCCGCCTGCGGCCCCCAGGTCATGAAGGGATACTGGAACAAACCCGATGCCAATGCTGAAGTTTTTGTAACCATCGAAGGTAAGCGTTATTTTCTCACCGGAGACATCGGTCACATTGACGAGGATGGGTATATCCTGATCACGGACAGAAAAAAGGATATGATCATCGTGGGCGGATTTAATGTATACCCCAGGGATGTAGAGGATATTATATATACCCATCCCAAAGTTGAATTGTGCGCAGTGATCGGCGTAGCAAATGAACACGGTAATGAAACCGTAAAAGCGGTTATAAAACTCAAGCAAGGTGAAACTGCCACCCAGGAGGAACTTATGGCATTCTGCAAGGAAAACATGGCAGGCTACAAACGTCCCAGGATCATTGAATTCAAAGATGATCTTCCGGTTTCCAACATCGGCAAAGTGCTGCGCAGGGAACTGCGGGACGCCCATTCCGAGTAA
- the serC gene encoding 3-phosphoserine/phosphohydroxythreonine transaminase, translated as MTDQRIFNFNAGPAALPLPVLEEIQASFLNFGNSGMSITEISHRSSYFDDVINDAVERAKRLLGLDDQYHVLFLQGGASLQFAMIPMNFLSGDQSADYVNTGTWSTKAIKEAQIQNKKHVVVASSEDKDFSYIPEDIPFSKDAKYVHITSNNTIKGTQFAKFPDTGSIPLIADMSSDIFSRPLPMEKFSMIYAGAQKNLGPSGTCIVILRKDLLETANPDLPSMLKYATYAEKNSMYNTPPCFGIYTIDLVLKWIEEEMGGLEKMEAYNKEKAGLLYDFMEASNFYRATARQDSRSLMNVTFRLPSEELEQKFIKEATAKGLGGLKGHRSVGGCRASIYNAATMEGIKALVAFMESFQKEAK; from the coding sequence ATGACAGACCAAAGAATTTTTAATTTCAATGCCGGACCTGCGGCTCTGCCTTTGCCGGTCCTTGAAGAAATTCAGGCCTCTTTCCTGAATTTCGGCAATTCAGGCATGTCCATCACAGAAATCAGCCACAGATCTTCTTATTTTGACGATGTTATCAATGATGCCGTGGAACGGGCCAAACGTCTTTTAGGTCTGGATGACCAATACCATGTTCTTTTTCTCCAGGGCGGGGCATCTTTACAGTTTGCCATGATTCCCATGAATTTTCTTTCCGGAGATCAAAGTGCCGACTATGTCAATACCGGGACCTGGTCCACCAAAGCCATTAAAGAGGCACAAATCCAGAATAAAAAGCATGTGGTCGTGGCCTCTTCCGAGGACAAGGACTTTTCATATATCCCTGAAGATATTCCCTTCAGCAAAGATGCAAAATACGTCCACATCACCTCTAATAACACCATTAAGGGAACCCAGTTTGCCAAGTTTCCCGATACCGGCTCAATTCCTCTTATTGCCGATATGTCATCCGATATTTTTTCACGCCCCCTTCCCATGGAAAAATTCAGCATGATCTATGCCGGAGCCCAGAAAAATTTAGGACCGTCCGGTACCTGCATTGTGATTTTGCGCAAGGACCTTCTGGAAACAGCCAATCCGGACCTGCCTTCCATGCTCAAATATGCCACCTATGCAGAGAAGAACTCCATGTACAATACCCCGCCCTGTTTCGGTATATATACCATTGATCTGGTACTCAAATGGATCGAAGAGGAGATGGGCGGCCTTGAAAAGATGGAAGCCTATAATAAGGAAAAAGCAGGCCTTTTGTACGATTTTATGGAAGCAAGTAATTTTTACCGGGCCACAGCAAGACAGGATTCCAGATCCCTGATGAACGTGACCTTCCGTTTGCCCAGTGAGGAACTTGAACAAAAATTTATAAAAGAGGCAACAGCCAAAGGACTTGGCGGTCTTAAAGGCCATAGATCCGTGGGCGGATGCAGGGCATCCATTTATAATGCCGCCACCATGGAGGGTATCAAAGCCCTGGTGGCATTCATGGAATCTTTTCAAAAGGAGGCCAAATAA
- the serA gene encoding phosphoglycerate dehydrogenase: MKVLISDKMDEAGIDIFRNQEGIDVDVNTGLSPEELKEIIGQYDGLAIRSSTNVTADLLEAASNLKVVARAGIGLDNVDIDAATKKGVAVMNTPGGNTITTAEHAIAMMMALTRNIPRGTASLKAGRWDKKLLQGRELFNKTLGVVGFGNIGSIAAGLAKGLRMNVIVFDPNISSEHIEKAGFEYVTLDELYARSDYITIHVPKLDATIDLLDAQAFEKMKTGVMVVNCARGGIVNEAALHDAIQSGKVAGAALDVFATEPPGADHPLLLLDQVIATPHLGASTKEAQTNVSVAAANQIIAYLLNDTVINAVNVPSVTGDVLKQLKPFLYLVEKMGKMQAQISKGGVREVNIEYIGKFPDLDLKPLTINGIKGILNEYVRDEVNSVNAISLANEMGIKISESTSKEAGNFLNLIRVTVITETRTNVLEGTIFGKDDARIVRINKFRLEVIPEGHLAIIHNVDKPGSIGSIGLKLGEHNINISRMMVGREDDGDRNIIFLRTETPVPADVVKEIEDLELVVSMTTFEL; this comes from the coding sequence ATGAAGGTACTGATCAGTGATAAAATGGATGAAGCCGGCATTGATATTTTCAGGAACCAGGAAGGTATTGATGTCGATGTTAATACCGGGCTTTCCCCCGAAGAACTCAAAGAAATCATCGGACAATACGATGGCCTCGCCATCCGGAGTTCCACCAACGTGACCGCGGACCTGCTTGAAGCGGCGAGTAATCTCAAGGTTGTTGCCCGGGCCGGTATCGGCCTGGATAATGTGGACATTGATGCGGCCACTAAAAAAGGGGTCGCCGTCATGAACACCCCCGGCGGTAACACCATAACCACAGCCGAGCATGCCATTGCCATGATGATGGCCTTAACCCGGAATATTCCCAGGGGCACAGCCTCCCTGAAAGCCGGGCGCTGGGATAAAAAATTGCTCCAGGGCCGGGAACTTTTTAATAAGACCTTGGGCGTTGTGGGTTTCGGAAATATCGGCTCCATTGCTGCAGGACTTGCCAAAGGGTTGCGCATGAACGTTATTGTGTTCGATCCTAATATCTCTTCGGAACATATTGAAAAGGCAGGATTTGAATATGTAACGTTGGATGAACTCTATGCCCGGTCGGATTATATCACTATCCATGTGCCTAAACTGGATGCCACCATTGATTTACTGGACGCCCAGGCTTTTGAAAAAATGAAGACGGGCGTCATGGTCGTCAACTGTGCCAGGGGCGGCATTGTCAATGAAGCGGCCCTGCATGACGCCATCCAGTCAGGAAAAGTGGCCGGGGCAGCCCTGGATGTATTCGCAACTGAGCCCCCGGGCGCAGACCATCCGTTGCTCCTGCTGGACCAGGTGATTGCCACCCCCCATTTAGGCGCATCCACCAAGGAGGCCCAGACCAATGTTTCCGTGGCGGCAGCCAACCAGATTATTGCCTATCTGTTAAACGATACCGTGATCAATGCCGTGAATGTACCGTCGGTGACCGGGGATGTTTTAAAGCAGCTTAAACCGTTTCTTTACCTGGTGGAGAAAATGGGGAAAATGCAGGCCCAAATTTCCAAGGGCGGTGTGCGTGAGGTTAACATCGAATACATCGGAAAATTTCCGGATCTTGATCTCAAACCCTTGACCATTAACGGAATCAAGGGTATTCTTAATGAATATGTCAGGGACGAAGTCAATTCGGTAAATGCCATTTCCCTAGCCAATGAGATGGGGATAAAAATCAGCGAATCCACCTCCAAAGAAGCCGGCAATTTTCTGAACCTGATCCGTGTGACCGTAATCACGGAAACCCGGACTAATGTTCTGGAAGGCACGATCTTTGGAAAGGATGATGCCCGGATTGTAAGAATAAATAAATTCCGCTTAGAGGTTATTCCCGAGGGCCACCTGGCTATAATCCACAATGTGGACAAACCCGGCTCCATCGGTTCCATCGGACTGAAATTAGGCGAGCACAACATCAACATTTCCAGAATGATGGTGGGCCGTGAGGATGACGGGGATAGAAATATTATATTCTTGAGAACCGAGACCCCGGTACCGGCTGATGTGGTCAAGGAAATTGAAGACCTTGAGCTTGTGGTTAGTATGACCACGTTTGAGCTTTAG
- a CDS encoding 4Fe-4S binding protein, with protein sequence MAHHSNRQGFARLVDRLNRFPQGAPPSELLNKILAMLFSEEEAGLVSVLPIKPFTAQKAARIWKMRLSQTKKILDRLASRAILVDMECNDQTYYVLPPPMAGFFEFSMMRVRRDLNQKVLSELFFQYLNVEEDFIRDLFTHGDTQVGRVFVHEPVLTNENAVHVLDYEKASHVIRTASAMGVSTCYCRHKMSHIGKACRAPQEICMTFNMAASSLIRHGHARAVDVKEGLALLDQAYEANLVQFGENVQRGVNFICNCCKCCCEAMIAARKFAFLNPIHTSGFMPRLDAQSCIGCGRCVTICPVEAISMVSADDPHQPKRKTVRINPEICLGCGICVRNCAQGALELVSLGKRVITPLNGTHKAVVMAVERGKLQNLIFDNQVLFSHRALAAVLGVILRLPPIKQVLAGKQVKSRYLATLGGWLNPAESE encoded by the coding sequence ATGGCGCATCATTCAAACCGGCAGGGGTTTGCCCGTCTTGTGGACCGGTTGAACCGGTTTCCCCAAGGGGCGCCGCCCTCAGAACTTCTGAATAAAATTCTTGCTATGCTCTTTTCCGAAGAGGAGGCCGGCCTGGTCTCTGTCCTTCCCATCAAGCCCTTTACCGCTCAAAAGGCTGCCCGGATCTGGAAGATGCGTTTATCCCAGACCAAAAAAATCCTGGACCGCCTTGCCTCCCGGGCTATCCTGGTGGATATGGAATGCAATGACCAGACCTATTATGTATTGCCTCCGCCCATGGCCGGTTTTTTTGAATTTTCCATGATGCGGGTGAGAAGGGATCTGAATCAGAAAGTGCTCAGTGAACTGTTTTTCCAGTACCTGAACGTGGAAGAAGACTTTATCCGTGACCTGTTTACCCATGGAGATACCCAGGTGGGCCGAGTTTTTGTTCACGAACCGGTACTGACCAACGAAAATGCCGTCCATGTCCTGGATTATGAGAAGGCTTCCCATGTGATCCGGACCGCCTCGGCCATGGGGGTGTCCACCTGCTACTGCCGTCACAAAATGTCCCATATAGGAAAGGCCTGCCGGGCACCCCAGGAGATCTGCATGACCTTTAATATGGCAGCATCTTCTCTGATCCGGCACGGCCATGCCCGGGCCGTGGATGTTAAGGAAGGGCTTGCGCTGCTGGATCAGGCCTATGAGGCCAATCTGGTCCAATTTGGGGAAAATGTGCAGCGGGGAGTAAATTTTATCTGCAACTGCTGTAAATGCTGCTGCGAGGCCATGATTGCCGCCAGAAAATTTGCCTTTCTCAATCCGATCCACACCTCCGGGTTTATGCCCAGGCTGGATGCCCAGTCCTGCATTGGGTGCGGCAGATGCGTGACTATCTGTCCGGTTGAGGCCATCTCAATGGTATCGGCAGATGATCCGCATCAGCCCAAAAGAAAGACCGTTCGCATTAATCCTGAAATCTGTCTTGGCTGCGGGATCTGTGTCAGAAACTGCGCTCAGGGAGCCCTGGAACTGGTTTCCTTGGGCAAGCGAGTGATCACCCCCTTGAATGGGACTCACAAGGCTGTGGTCATGGCCGTAGAGCGGGGAAAGCTCCAGAACCTGATCTTCGATAATCAGGTCTTGTTCAGTCACCGAGCCCTGGCTGCGGTGCTCGGGGTTATTCTCAGGCTGCCTCCGATCAAGCAGGTCCTTGCCGGGAAGCAGGTTAAATCCAGATATCTGGCAACCCTGGGAGGGTGGCTGAACCCGGCGGAGTCGGAGTAG
- a CDS encoding porin, whose amino-acid sequence MKKIIVAVAALALMAGSAYAADWNFYGSARVSTFWYDVDVDGGPDPDTQFDEALQGNARIGAKVKVSDELTGAFEYGAKNGTANIRKLYGEWNFGAGKLLVGQDYVPMYLPGSNQVVDDDAALSGWGEVDGSRQAQIKLTFGDFQIAFVENNTDYFDHGLGDTTDDNVEVVIPMIQVQYALTFDNFVITMAGGYQTFDVDNGAVDDDVTSWGLGLDVAATFGAFSITGQVNGGTNVGNIYNIDVSDLAVGAGYAVVIGDEIVDNDAMGFRVAVGYTFNEMFGVEVGYGYQQTEFDTSGSEEDEVQSYYIQFPITLAPGVHIIPEVGVVDYEDDFAGSGEDEITYFGAKWQINF is encoded by the coding sequence ATGAAAAAAATTATTGTAGCTGTTGCAGCACTTGCTCTGATGGCAGGCTCTGCGTATGCAGCCGATTGGAACTTTTATGGTTCTGCTCGTGTTTCTACGTTCTGGTATGATGTTGATGTTGATGGCGGACCTGACCCTGACACTCAGTTTGATGAAGCGCTTCAAGGCAACGCCCGTATTGGGGCCAAGGTTAAAGTTTCCGATGAATTGACCGGCGCTTTTGAATACGGCGCTAAGAATGGGACTGCCAATATCCGTAAGCTTTACGGCGAATGGAACTTTGGCGCAGGTAAACTGCTTGTTGGTCAGGATTATGTGCCTATGTATCTGCCTGGTTCAAATCAGGTAGTTGATGATGATGCCGCACTTTCGGGATGGGGCGAGGTTGACGGTAGCCGTCAGGCTCAGATTAAGCTGACTTTCGGCGATTTCCAGATTGCTTTTGTTGAAAACAACACTGATTATTTTGATCATGGCCTTGGCGACACAACCGATGATAATGTTGAAGTTGTTATTCCTATGATTCAGGTTCAGTATGCTCTCACTTTCGACAACTTTGTGATTACCATGGCTGGTGGTTATCAGACTTTTGATGTTGATAACGGAGCCGTTGATGATGATGTAACTTCTTGGGGTCTTGGTCTTGATGTTGCTGCGACCTTCGGTGCTTTCAGCATTACCGGTCAGGTTAACGGTGGTACCAACGTTGGCAATATTTACAATATTGATGTAAGTGATCTTGCTGTTGGCGCAGGTTACGCTGTTGTTATTGGTGATGAGATTGTTGATAACGACGCCATGGGTTTCCGTGTAGCCGTTGGTTATACCTTTAATGAAATGTTTGGTGTAGAAGTTGGTTATGGTTACCAGCAGACTGAATTTGATACTTCTGGATCTGAAGAAGACGAAGTCCAATCTTATTATATTCAGTTCCCTATCACCCTGGCTCCAGGCGTCCATATAATTCCTGAAGTCGGTGTTGTTGATTACGAGGACGACTTTGCTGGTAGTGGTGAGGACGAAATCACCTACTTCGGCGCCAAATGGCAGATCAACTTCTAA
- a CDS encoding transporter substrate-binding domain-containing protein has protein sequence MAYENTALPPFYLGEGKEVPAKPGIAIELLKQVDERLHEITINFRRIPWDRCQKELKEGLVDAIFPGSFNVSRMKIGVYPFNNNEPDGVRCLVFLSYYFYVMKGDPSILDGYQGGLKGTIGIPTGYSIIRDLKRDGFEVDDTAQTTLQNLIKLKAGNVRAVAAQDVTADPIIKSNPALEDIVKIFPAINTKPNYLIFSRQFYTEHPGLAKRIWSELKRVREKNFEALSLKYM, from the coding sequence ATGGCATACGAAAATACCGCCTTACCGCCATTTTATTTAGGGGAAGGCAAAGAGGTGCCGGCAAAACCGGGCATCGCCATTGAACTTTTGAAGCAGGTTGATGAGCGCCTTCATGAAATTACGATCAATTTTCGGAGAATCCCTTGGGACAGATGTCAAAAAGAGCTCAAAGAGGGGTTGGTAGACGCCATATTTCCAGGCAGTTTCAATGTGTCCAGGATGAAAATCGGTGTGTATCCGTTTAATAATAACGAACCGGATGGCGTTCGATGCCTTGTTTTTCTCTCTTATTATTTCTATGTCATGAAGGGTGACCCATCTATCTTGGATGGGTATCAAGGGGGGCTGAAGGGTACTATTGGCATTCCTACCGGGTATTCCATTATAAGGGACCTTAAAAGAGACGGCTTTGAGGTGGACGACACTGCTCAGACAACGCTGCAGAACCTGATAAAACTCAAAGCCGGCAACGTGCGTGCGGTTGCAGCCCAGGATGTTACGGCCGATCCTATCATTAAAAGCAACCCAGCATTGGAAGATATTGTTAAAATTTTTCCTGCCATAAACACCAAACCCAACTATCTGATATTCAGCCGTCAATTTTATACTGAACACCCTGGCCTGGCCAAACGGATCTGGTCGGAATTAAAACGCGTTCGGGAGAAGAACTTTGAGGCGCTTTCCCTCAAGTATATGTAG
- a CDS encoding EAL domain-containing protein: MMHLDTVKNLRLRYLFGLSAIALLVTASYITVHKVVSKQRDFAKLINLASHQSGLTNRIAYFSSLMASTSDESEFNLARSQVGRTIYKMKSAHYDLRNGNPNKNIPMVTNANLMIIYDDPRVGLEMALVRFLERAQQLYDSDMETLTIDSAAYIFLTTYGPHALEPLFDAAVEEYENISHAAILKIEKFELIVWLATIITLLIELVFIFRPFESQMKKTIQSLESSINQLMKFQKRLLTAQKLALVGDWELNLKTGRLTWSDQVYDICGVSQENFVVTRKSSMEVVHPEDQAIIHQALKTLRKSDEPVNMEYRIVRPDGQERVVFQHIAVLNKTENGVEKLVGTIQDITERKNSENKIKRMALYDSLTGLANRRLIKDRLAHAITTSRRNKNYGAVLMLDLDNFKSLNDTRGHNVGDALLVEVARRLLGCVRETDTVGRLGGDEFVVVLEFLGSDEAKGAQKTMQIAEKIRLALGQAYILGPEEHTHHSSTSIGITLFIDTDSNDSDVLKRADVAMYEAKDLGRNRCCFYNESRQALVNSQTEMAHALKRAIDNQEFSLYLQPQFLNNGSLCSAEALIRWLPHGGEMISPGSFIPIAENTGLIVPLGEWVLEKACQYLKNLDTYRLPFMFSISVNISARQFMDDKFIDKVMAIINRTGVDPGHLRFELTETCLVQDIDRTKVILNQLCDIGLKIELDDFGTGYSSLNSVNNFPLSALKLDRSLISGIEKKKSKKAIVKAALAMAKAMGMSTIAEGVETKGQIEFLIKEGCDMFQGFYYARPMPFEEFTAYLSKDYLQADIPPENAKVVHLESLG; encoded by the coding sequence ATGATGCATCTCGATACAGTAAAAAACTTAAGGTTGCGATATCTTTTCGGGCTCAGCGCCATTGCACTTCTCGTTACTGCCTCATATATCACCGTGCATAAGGTCGTATCAAAACAACGCGACTTTGCAAAATTGATTAATCTTGCCAGCCACCAATCCGGATTGACCAATAGGATAGCTTATTTTTCAAGTTTAATGGCATCCACTTCAGATGAGTCGGAATTCAATCTCGCCCGTTCCCAAGTGGGAAGAACCATTTATAAAATGAAATCCGCCCATTATGATCTACGAAACGGAAATCCAAATAAAAATATTCCCATGGTCACCAATGCCAACCTGATGATCATATATGACGATCCCAGGGTTGGGTTAGAAATGGCTCTGGTCCGTTTTCTGGAGCGCGCTCAGCAGCTCTATGACTCGGATATGGAGACATTGACAATTGATTCTGCTGCATACATTTTTCTGACAACCTACGGCCCTCATGCTTTAGAACCGCTTTTTGATGCAGCTGTTGAAGAATATGAAAATATCAGTCATGCGGCGATTTTAAAAATTGAAAAATTTGAGCTGATTGTCTGGCTCGCCACCATTATAACCCTCCTCATTGAACTGGTGTTTATATTCAGGCCCTTTGAGTCACAGATGAAAAAAACGATCCAATCCCTTGAATCCTCAATAAACCAACTGATGAAATTCCAAAAGCGCCTTTTAACCGCCCAGAAACTTGCCCTTGTCGGTGACTGGGAATTAAATCTAAAAACCGGCAGATTGACATGGTCGGATCAGGTCTACGACATATGCGGTGTTTCCCAGGAAAATTTTGTTGTTACCCGGAAATCATCCATGGAGGTTGTTCATCCAGAAGACCAGGCGATTATACACCAGGCGCTTAAAACCCTTCGTAAATCTGATGAACCCGTTAACATGGAATACCGTATAGTTAGGCCCGATGGCCAGGAGAGAGTGGTATTTCAGCATATTGCCGTTTTAAATAAGACCGAAAACGGAGTTGAAAAGCTCGTCGGCACGATCCAAGATATCACTGAGCGGAAAAATTCAGAAAACAAAATAAAAAGAATGGCATTGTATGATTCTTTAACCGGCCTTGCCAACAGACGCCTTATCAAAGACCGCCTGGCCCATGCCATTACAACATCAAGACGGAACAAAAATTACGGTGCAGTATTGATGCTGGATCTGGATAACTTCAAAAGTCTGAATGACACAAGGGGGCATAATGTAGGCGATGCCCTGTTGGTGGAGGTTGCTCGTAGACTACTTGGTTGCGTCCGTGAAACAGACACCGTGGGGAGGCTTGGCGGCGATGAATTTGTGGTTGTGCTCGAATTCCTCGGTTCGGATGAGGCAAAGGGGGCCCAAAAGACCATGCAGATCGCAGAAAAAATAAGGCTTGCACTGGGCCAGGCATACATACTCGGCCCAGAAGAGCATACCCACCATAGCTCTACGTCAATCGGTATAACCCTTTTTATAGATACCGATTCAAATGACAGCGATGTGCTGAAAAGAGCTGATGTTGCCATGTACGAGGCCAAGGATCTGGGGCGCAATCGATGCTGCTTCTACAATGAATCACGTCAGGCACTTGTCAATTCCCAGACGGAGATGGCCCATGCCCTGAAACGCGCGATTGACAACCAGGAATTTTCACTTTACCTTCAGCCTCAATTTCTAAACAACGGTAGTCTATGTTCGGCTGAAGCACTGATCCGCTGGTTGCCTCATGGGGGGGAAATGATATCCCCCGGATCCTTCATCCCCATTGCAGAAAACACCGGATTAATTGTCCCCCTGGGCGAATGGGTTCTGGAAAAGGCCTGCCAATATCTGAAAAATTTAGATACGTATCGCCTGCCGTTCATGTTTTCGATCTCTGTAAATATCAGTGCGCGACAATTTATGGATGACAAATTTATCGATAAAGTTATGGCCATCATTAATAGAACCGGTGTTGATCCAGGACACCTTAGATTTGAATTAACAGAAACATGCCTTGTCCAGGATATTGACCGGACTAAGGTTATATTAAATCAACTGTGTGATATCGGGCTCAAAATAGAACTCGATGATTTCGGGACCGGATATTCCTCCTTGAATTCAGTTAATAATTTCCCACTTTCAGCGTTGAAATTAGATCGTTCTCTTATCAGCGGGATTGAAAAAAAGAAATCTAAAAAAGCCATTGTCAAAGCGGCACTGGCCATGGCCAAGGCCATGGGCATGAGCACCATTGCAGAGGGCGTTGAAACAAAAGGGCAGATTGAATTTCTCATAAAAGAAGGTTGTGATATGTTCCAGGGATTTTACTATGCTCGCCCCATGCCTTTTGAGGAATTTACCGCATATCTTTCAAAAGACTACCTTCAAGCCGATATACCTCCGGAAAACGCTAAAGTAGTCCATCTGGAGTCCCTCGGATAA
- a CDS encoding LysR substrate-binding domain-containing protein gives MDHISLPQIRVLDAVAREKNFSRAATHLGISQPAVSTQLRDLQKRYGINIYFRRGNKILLTELGMDLVNAGRKVLGLLDGMDNLIKETTQLKTGKIHIGLSCHYFVQQLLPKFIEAYPGIKIKAGIGHSGKLKDDVLSCKVDVAGITAVEPDPRLYNLKFSEQRILLFVSTRHPWAGRPAINIAQLNNEKMVALSNESMTRRIFDRNLDGKGIKPDIVLELDNWETMKETVAAGVGFGIALEDEFGSDDRLVKIPILGALFNANQYFVCLPEYRDLNVISAFLDIAGKEGEKNRILRACLKHELQGEKK, from the coding sequence TTGGATCATATCAGTCTGCCACAGATCAGAGTATTAGATGCCGTAGCCAGGGAAAAAAATTTTTCCAGGGCTGCAACCCACCTGGGTATCAGCCAGCCTGCAGTTTCCACCCAGTTAAGGGATCTGCAGAAACGCTACGGTATCAATATTTATTTTCGGCGCGGAAATAAAATCCTGCTGACGGAACTTGGCATGGATCTGGTCAATGCAGGCCGCAAAGTTCTTGGCCTGCTTGACGGAATGGACAATCTGATTAAAGAAACGACCCAGCTTAAAACCGGCAAAATCCATATTGGACTCAGCTGCCATTATTTTGTCCAACAACTGCTGCCGAAATTTATTGAAGCCTATCCAGGGATAAAAATAAAGGCCGGCATCGGCCATTCTGGGAAACTGAAAGATGATGTGCTCTCCTGCAAAGTTGATGTCGCCGGGATTACAGCCGTTGAGCCGGATCCCCGGTTATATAATCTAAAGTTCAGTGAACAGCGTATCTTGTTATTTGTATCAACACGTCATCCCTGGGCCGGCCGGCCGGCCATCAACATAGCACAGCTTAATAACGAAAAAATGGTCGCATTAAGTAATGAGTCGATGACCCGCAGGATATTTGACCGGAATCTTGATGGTAAAGGAATCAAACCGGATATCGTCCTGGAGCTCGACAACTGGGAAACTATGAAGGAGACCGTGGCAGCAGGGGTAGGATTCGGCATTGCCCTTGAAGATGAGTTCGGATCGGATGACCGTCTGGTCAAAATTCCAATACTGGGCGCTTTATTCAACGCCAACCAATATTTTGTGTGTCTTCCTGAATATCGGGATTTAAACGTCATCTCGGCCTTTCTCGATATTGCAGGAAAAGAAGGTGAGAAAAACCGCATATTAAGAGCCTGTTTAAAACATGAACTTCAAGGAGAAAAAAAATGA